From Patescibacteria group bacterium, the proteins below share one genomic window:
- a CDS encoding DEAD/DEAH box helicase, with protein sequence MNEFSEDKLIEQTAVKIFGELWGVDNFANAYSGEMDAEFGRENPGEVVLMNYLKIALVKLNPNVSTEALNLAIDEMIKDRSAMSMVNANHEVWQLLKGGVKVETENEKGEQQTETVKVIDFENPKANHFMLVSQLWITGELHKRRPDLIGFVNGLPLVLIELKASHKNLRNAYQQNIRDYKDTIPQLFWYNAFIIISNGIESKVGTLTGAYEHFNEWKKIKDEKEIGKVSLETVIKGTCEPSRLLDIIENFILFDDSRGERIKAIARYFQYFGVNRAFEEVKNRDKNKGRLGVFWHTQGSGKSYSMVFLSQKVFRKLTGNFTFVVVTDR encoded by the coding sequence ATGAACGAATTTTCTGAAGACAAATTAATAGAGCAGACCGCCGTCAAGATTTTTGGCGAGCTTTGGGGTGTTGATAATTTTGCCAATGCGTATTCTGGCGAAATGGACGCGGAGTTTGGACGGGAGAATCCGGGAGAGGTGGTGCTGATGAATTATCTCAAAATCGCTTTGGTGAAGCTCAACCCCAATGTGTCTACTGAAGCGTTAAACCTTGCGATTGATGAAATGATAAAAGATCGCTCGGCAATGAGCATGGTTAACGCTAACCATGAAGTGTGGCAGTTGCTTAAAGGTGGCGTAAAAGTTGAGACGGAAAATGAAAAAGGTGAACAGCAAACCGAAACGGTAAAAGTTATTGATTTTGAAAATCCGAAGGCAAACCACTTTATGCTGGTTTCCCAGCTCTGGATTACCGGCGAATTGCACAAGCGCCGGCCGGATTTGATCGGTTTTGTAAACGGCTTACCTCTGGTTCTTATTGAACTCAAAGCATCGCACAAAAATCTCCGCAATGCCTATCAGCAAAACATCCGGGATTACAAAGACACCATTCCCCAGCTCTTTTGGTATAACGCTTTTATCATCATTTCCAACGGCATAGAAAGCAAAGTCGGCACCCTCACCGGCGCGTATGAGCATTTTAACGAATGGAAAAAAATCAAAGACGAGAAAGAAATCGGAAAAGTAAGTTTGGAGACTGTCATCAAGGGGACATGCGAGCCGTCGCGACTTTTAGATATTATTGAGAACTTTATTCTTTTTGATGACTCCCGCGGAGAGCGTATCAAAGCGATCGCCCGCTACTTCCAGTATTTCGGAGTGAATCGGGCTTTTGAAGAAGTGAAGAATAGGGATAAGAACAAAGGCCGCCTCGGCGTTTTCTGGCACACGCAAGGGTCCGGCAAGTCGTATTCAATGGTTTTCTTGTCTCAAAAGGTATTTCGTAAACTGACCGGCAATTTCACTTTTGTTGTAGTTACGGACCG